From Novosphingobium resinovorum, the proteins below share one genomic window:
- a CDS encoding alpha/beta hydrolase: MDFDRRTLIAGSLAVAGLAGKASSPANAQTPPPTASKALPPGLPQPTETIDLWPKGPPAHLKAPLTETVDERSTDALVTDRAVYGVTRPRMAVFRPDRPNGAAVMITPGGGYRWIVVDKEGYEIARWLTARGFTAFVLFYRLPGEGWSSGPDTPLADAQRAMRLIRHRAKYFAIDPERVAAMGFSAGGHLCADLGARFAAKVYEPVDAADKLSAKPFCAAPIYPVVSMDPAIAHPGSRNLLLGPAPTPELEAAHSPDRVVPADAPPHFLVHAEDDDVVPAENTVRLRAALKDRKVPVEAHFFANGGHGFGLRRAIGKPVEIWPEMWRAWARTVGFG, translated from the coding sequence GTGGATTTCGATCGCAGAACCCTGATCGCAGGTTCCCTTGCCGTTGCTGGGCTGGCTGGAAAGGCCTCAAGTCCAGCCAATGCGCAGACACCGCCTCCCACTGCCTCCAAAGCGCTCCCGCCCGGCCTTCCGCAGCCCACCGAGACAATCGACCTCTGGCCCAAGGGGCCGCCTGCGCACCTCAAGGCACCGCTGACCGAGACGGTGGACGAGCGTTCCACCGACGCCCTCGTCACCGACCGAGCGGTCTACGGCGTGACTCGGCCGCGCATGGCGGTGTTTCGCCCGGACCGGCCCAACGGCGCGGCGGTGATGATCACGCCGGGCGGCGGTTACCGCTGGATCGTCGTCGACAAGGAAGGCTACGAGATCGCTCGCTGGCTGACCGCGCGCGGCTTCACCGCCTTCGTCCTGTTCTACCGCCTGCCGGGCGAGGGCTGGTCGAGCGGCCCCGACACCCCGCTCGCCGACGCCCAGCGCGCCATGCGCCTGATCCGCCACCGCGCGAAGTACTTCGCCATCGATCCCGAGCGGGTCGCGGCGATGGGCTTCTCGGCCGGAGGGCACCTCTGCGCCGACCTTGGCGCGCGCTTCGCGGCCAAGGTCTACGAGCCCGTGGACGCGGCGGATAAGCTCTCTGCAAAGCCGTTCTGCGCTGCGCCGATCTACCCAGTGGTGAGCATGGATCCGGCCATCGCGCATCCCGGATCGCGTAATCTGCTGCTCGGCCCTGCGCCGACGCCGGAGCTTGAGGCCGCGCATTCGCCCGACCGCGTAGTCCCGGCCGATGCGCCGCCGCACTTCCTCGTTCATGCCGAGGACGACGACGTCGTTCCGGCGGAGAACACCGTACGCCTGCGCGCGGCGCTGAAAGATCGCAAGGTGCCGGTCGAGGCGCACTTTTTCGCCAATGGCGGCCACGGTTTCGGCCTGCGCCGCGCCATCGGCAAGCCGGTCGAGATCTGGCCCGAGATGTGGCGGGCATGGGCGCGGACGGTCGGGTTCGGATAA
- a CDS encoding aldose 1-epimerase, whose amino-acid sequence MQLRSGSSEATLLPHLCGSIGSFAVGGKDILRPTPADAASPLDAACFPLVPYANRIADGRFSFAGKDYALPRNVAGFEHPIHGLGWIMPWMVRDELADRAVLACLHSSDEHWPWDWSATQSFVLEDGALQVTLEVTNRSDRAMPCALGQHPYFVREPDAWVTFSAEGVWLSDARMIPSEAAPADTFGDFAGAAVPDPAVLTDNCWFGWQGEARLGSVSVTSPEAGFLHLYAPPGEDFLCLEPTTAMPDAFGRVSSGMTVLEPGETQALTMVVRA is encoded by the coding sequence ATCCAGCTGCGTTCGGGCAGCAGCGAAGCCACGCTGCTGCCGCATCTGTGCGGGTCGATCGGTTCGTTCGCTGTCGGCGGCAAGGACATCCTGCGTCCGACCCCGGCGGACGCCGCGAGCCCGCTGGACGCCGCCTGCTTTCCGCTGGTGCCTTACGCCAACCGCATTGCCGATGGGCGCTTCTCCTTCGCGGGAAAGGACTATGCCCTCCCCCGCAACGTCGCGGGCTTCGAGCATCCGATCCACGGTCTCGGCTGGATCATGCCGTGGATGGTGAGAGATGAGCTGGCGGACCGCGCGGTGCTGGCCTGCCTCCATTCGTCCGACGAGCACTGGCCGTGGGACTGGTCCGCCACGCAGAGTTTCGTGCTGGAAGACGGCGCGCTGCAGGTGACGCTGGAGGTCACCAACCGGTCCGACCGCGCCATGCCCTGTGCGCTGGGCCAACACCCCTACTTCGTGCGCGAACCCGATGCGTGGGTGACGTTCTCCGCCGAGGGCGTGTGGCTCAGCGACGCGCGGATGATCCCGAGCGAGGCTGCGCCTGCGGATACCTTCGGAGACTTCGCGGGCGCTGCGGTGCCCGATCCGGCGGTGCTGACCGACAACTGCTGGTTCGGCTGGCAGGGCGAGGCGCGGCTTGGGAGCGTCAGTGTGACGTCGCCCGAGGCCGGATTCCTGCATCTCTACGCCCCGCCGGGGGAGGACTTCCTCTGCCTTGAGCCTACGACAGCGATGCCCGATGCGTTCGGACGGGTCAGCAGCGGCATGACGGTACTGGAGCCGGGTGAGACACAGGCGTTAACGATGGTGGTGCGGGCCTGA
- a CDS encoding SMP-30/gluconolactonase/LRE family protein: MRAGAEMTPQVACRVGATLGEGPMWDAARGCLWFVDIKGHKLHRFDPAGGVLDTIEAPEEPGWVIPLAGAALLVGAKAGVHRFEEDAFALLHAVEPDLPGNRLNDAAVHPDGSVWLGTMDNAEEAPSGGYYRFHGSACTALSPQPMVITNGPAFSPDGGTVYLVDTLERVILSASVGADGHPGEARLFARIPDGMGYPDGPVVDSAGTVWVGLFGGWGVARFAPDGTFLGRVEFPVANVTKIAFGGPDLTTVYATTARKGLSADELAAQPHAGDLFTFAVDVPGLAPGYPTA; the protein is encoded by the coding sequence GCGGCTGCCTGTGGTTCGTGGACATCAAGGGTCACAAGCTCCATCGCTTCGATCCGGCGGGCGGCGTGCTGGACACCATCGAAGCGCCCGAGGAGCCCGGCTGGGTGATCCCGCTGGCGGGCGCCGCGCTGCTGGTCGGCGCGAAGGCGGGCGTCCACCGTTTCGAGGAGGACGCCTTCGCGCTGCTCCACGCCGTCGAGCCCGACCTGCCCGGCAACCGCCTCAACGACGCCGCCGTCCACCCGGACGGCTCGGTGTGGCTGGGCACCATGGACAATGCCGAGGAGGCGCCGAGCGGTGGCTACTACCGCTTTCACGGCAGCGCGTGCACCGCGCTTTCGCCCCAGCCGATGGTCATCACCAATGGCCCGGCCTTCTCGCCCGATGGCGGGACGGTCTATCTCGTCGATACGCTGGAGCGGGTAATCCTGTCCGCCAGCGTCGGCGCGGACGGGCATCCGGGCGAGGCACGGCTCTTCGCGCGCATTCCGGACGGCATGGGCTATCCCGACGGCCCCGTCGTGGACAGCGCGGGCACCGTCTGGGTCGGCCTGTTCGGCGGCTGGGGTGTGGCCCGCTTTGCTCCCGATGGCACCTTTCTCGGTCGGGTGGAATTCCCGGTCGCCAACGTCACCAAGATCGCATTCGGCGGCCCGGACCTCACCACCGTCTATGCGACGACGGCACGCAAGGGGTTGTCCGCCGACGAACTGGCGGCTCAACCCCACGCCGGAGACCTCTTCACCTTCGCGGTGGATGTTCCCGGCCTCGCGCCGGGATACCCCACGGCCTGA